GGTACGGTTGCTTAGCTTCTACTTACCGTCCTATTGTGCTAACCTTGCGTGTCTAGTATTGGAAGTTCCGCCAACTTTTTGGGCACTATGCTCACAGGCAACGGTGTCCCTAACGATGTTATTGGCAACTTCAACTCCCTTAGTATCATCGTACTAGGCCCGGTCCTCAATGTCAGTCGTTCCGTGTCAAGGCTGCGGTTTTGTTTGGCCGTTTTCACTTGTAAATGAGGAATATGCTAACCAGATCATTACAGTACGGATTGTACCCTCTTCTGCGCAAGGGCAAGATTCATTACGGCCCTGTTGCTCGTATCACGACTGGCTTCTTCCTCAGTACACTTGCTGGCGTTGGCtatgctgtgctgtgttACAAAGCCTACCAGACCTCTCCTTGCGGTTACTATGGCTCGTCCGACCCGAGATGTGTGGATAATGGATTGGTCTCGCCAATCTCTCTGTGGTGGGAGGCCATCCCATACGCGCTCGGTGGATTTTCTGAGCTGTTCATTAACGTTCCGGGTATGTTGAAAAACTATCATCTCATATCAGTATAAGTACTAATGCATCTTATATACACATAGCCTACGGTATCGCCTATTCCCGTGCTCCGGCCAACATGAGAGGCCTGGTGTCAGccatcaacctcttcaacacTGGCTTTGCATACATCATCAACCTTGCTACTACAGCTGCGATTGTGGACCCTTACCTTGTCTGGGATTTCGGCGGTCCCGCTATCTTGGGCGGAGTCGTTACAGTCGGCTTTGTATGTTTTGAAACCTTCTCGTGTTAAATTAGACTGGTACTGATTTTATTTTAGTGGTTTATCTTCCGCCATATTGACAAGGAGGAATTCGTCCTCTCAACAACCAAGACCAGCGAGGCTGAGGGTTCTGAGACCGATGAGCATACTGCGTAATTTTAGTAAGCTCAACGACAAGGCGATATGGCGATAGGTGCCTCGAGGGGGATCTAATCAAAACAAAATCAGCAATGATATCCTTCTAAATTAGcttaaatatacttttaaTCTTTGTTCATAATCTCGAAGATGTATAATGATGTTTCTTGGCTTTGAATGGTAATTGAACCTAAGTGAGAGGCTGCCACTAGTGTACAATGCGCATGACGAGTCTAAATTAGACCGACTGGAAGAACAAAATAGGCACAGCTGGAGTATCAAAGACGAGATTATAGGTTACAACGTAAATAttacaaaaacaacaaatGGAGGCATATGGACTAATGTGTCAAGGGGGCTGTGGCTGTAATATATACTTAGATACATTGTTTATTGGATTCATAATATGTTCGACTGCTCACCTGAGATCGTACATGTTTCTTTGGTTATTTTATACGATGCTTTCTCTGCGATATCACACGGCAAACTACAAGGGTTTTCGGCTAGAGCTTGTAATATCAAAAGTAGTGGGAACGGAATCAGGTAGCTTTGCAAATATACCGTTACAAAATCTAGCAAAAAAGCAGGGGCCTAAGTATGGCCAGACACTTGATCATTCAGCTGGGCACATAGCCAATGTAGCCAAGCGGTTGCAAAAAACCGGAAATCGCAAAATGAACACGCGCAGAAATAATAAGGAGAATACGCTTGCCATTCTAGATGGGTTTAGTGTAGTGGGTATGTGCGGATTGTCTGTTTCTGGATGGTCATTTCTCGACTCCATCTTTACAGAGTCCAGACCACTTGGTTGCGTTGACTAGTAGCTGCTTTTCCATCTCGTATAGCACCCATGGATGGGAAAAACAAATATAGCATAAGAGGTACTACTCTGCACTTGCGTACCCATAATCAAAACGTCTCATTGCCGAAATTCCATAACAAGTCGGGGTCAGTCTAATACGACTATCATCCATTAAAGCAGAGtgaggaaaaaaaatcacgATATTAGACGATATGTACTCTTTATGGGGTAATGATACCTtgcgtatatatatatcaacTTTCAGCGCTATTCTGATGCCGGCTGTGCCATAGCGTATTCAAGGTGTGGGTGGCAATAAGCACGTCGCCCTCTCACAGAGCAGAACAATTCATTGCGGAGAGCACTGACGATCCATGCCCAGTTCAGCTTGCCTTTAAGTGCATTGCACTACTTGTGTGCTACCATATGTTTAAACAATTGGCTGTCTAGTAGCGACGATCGATACGAATTAGTCTACCCCCCCGCAAGAGACTTCATTTCTCCATATATATGGGGATCGATTGTCAACATCGCTCCACAGCTTGCCACGATCTGCTTTACCCCGCTGTTGCGCCCCGGGAAAACAGCAAGGTGGTTTGTACACTGCGTCTGGTTGCATTTGCTTTAACTATTGTTGGTATCATATCCTGCAAGCTTAGATGAAATTGTTGCgttgtggctggctgaatGATAAGAAAACATGAGTGCAAGGGAGGGGAAACAAACTGCCAGAAAATAACATCCCCAACTTGTAAGCTCATAATAAGAAAGTTGTAAGCGAGTATCTAAAGCCGTGCAGTATAAATAGTGAACGGCAGGGAATGCTGAGCTCAGGGAATGCCTATTGTCTATGCTAGATCGAAATCGAAACAGGTAGATGATAATCACAAACATGAAGAAGCTTTTTCGAAAACTCGTCTCTcgtgaagatgatggggaAGACCATACAGCGACAACAGCAGCGAGGACGACAACAACAATTAAGACCACTAAAAAAAAggatggcttcttttcaactTATATGTATTCGAATAAAGAACTAGATAAAGCTATCACCGAAGCGGAAGACAAAATGATGGCAACCTCTCGAGAAGACCCTAGTTTGCCCGAATACAAAGCAGCGCTCGCACAGCTGATGGCACAGAAGTACGCCGAATTATTCAAAGTGCCCATACACTCTCAACAAGTCCCGGGCTTTGTAAATAAATTGGTTAATATGACTCTCGTGCCAAGCATGTTTCGCGAAGCAATCAGTCTCATGGAGGAAGCCATTTCTACTACAGCCAAGGACAATGCACTCAACCGAGTCAAGTACTTGGGCCAATTAAGCCAGATGTACAAATTACGCCATAATCGAGTTGGGGAGTTGTCAGATCTGGAATACGCTATCAAGTATGCGGATCAAGCGATACACGAGGTCCCCGACCCAGACATTTACACGGGATATGATCGACTGCTGAGCGATGTTTCTGACATGCATATGGCCAAATTTGACTATACAGGTCAAATAGATGCTCTCAGAGACGGGATCAACAATGCAGAAAAAGCGCTGTCAATCAGCCGCGATCGAAACCCTGATCCCGATCCGATTCTGCTCGCCAAGCTTGCTGAAAATTACTTGCTTCGTTTTCATCACGATCAGCGATGGGAAGACCTCGAACAAGCACTGCAGTTAATGAGTGGAGcggcagcagtagcagcgaCAGGTACTCAAGAAGGTCATTCACAACGAGCACGAATTTGCAATGGGCTTGCAGAAGTACTCGCACAGCGGTATGAACGGCGACCTGAATACATTCATGATGTTAGGGAGGCTGTCACACTGATACAAAGCGCAATTGATGCCACTTCGACAAAAGATGTGGTACGTGTGAACTATTTGCTCAATCTTGCGTATAGGCTTCGTGAGCGCTTCGCACTAGACCAGGACATCAAAGACTTGCATGAAGGCATCCAAGCCgtggatgatgccatcaatttTGCTTTACTTGGTCACCCCCGCTTTCTGGATATGCTACGATGTCGAGCCAAGTTGTTTAGTAGTCTCTTCCAGGTCACAAGTGATCTTCGTCATTATACGAAAGCCGAAGATAGTCTGAGAAAGGCTTTAGATCGCATACCCGATAATCACCCCAATCGGTGCGCTTTCCTCCTAGATAAGGCCGACCTAGTCTTGCtcaaagaacaagatggGGGTAGAAGTACGCAGCTCTGGTGGGCTACTGAGATATGTTGCCAGGCCATGAATGATTGCACCAATAGTCCTCCATTGGATCGACTCAAGGCGGCATACAGAGGGGCAAGCCTGTATCTCGAGATGGGTGATTACAGTATGGCTGGTGGACTACTATGCAGGGGGATTGACTTTTTACCACGACTCAACCCACGCTCTCTTAGTAGAGACGACCAGCAGTTTATTCTTAGTCAATTCTCGGCTATGGCATCTGATGCAGCTGCATGTCTTCTCGAGGTGACAAAACAACCTGCTAGAGCCCTGGCCACACTGGAGAGTGGTCGGGGAGTCATAGCAAGCTTAATGATCAATTCACGGTCTGATGTTTCCGACCTTCAGAATAAGGATATCAGCCTATTCAACCGGTACATTGAGCTTCGAGATGCCGTGTCGAGGAACATCAATGAGTTTAGCAACGCTACTAATGCAGGAGGAGCCGCTTCAGAAAAAGCTGTGGCCAACGCTTTGTCTAGACGCGTTCAAGATGAACATGATTTACATcttgttgaggagaagattcGGACACTGGATGGTTTCGAAAGATTTCAACTGTCACCAACAGTCGAGAAACTCCAACATGCTGCTATTCATGGTCATATTGTTGTTTTCAACGTTGCGAAGTGGAGAAGCGATGCTATTATCGTCCCTCAACATCCCTCTACTAGTATCCGCTATGTGTCTCTGCCAAGTCTCAAGTACGATGACCTAGAAAAATTCACCCCATGGGTCACAGGGAAGGAGAAAATAGTCTCCGGACCCATCAGCACAAAAGCAGACAGGAATGGCAAAATGCGGAAACTTCTGCAATATTTATGGAGGAAAGCTGTCGCCCCGGTTTTAGAGGACCTCGGAATCAACACGAAGCAGGGTTCCGCAACCGATGAGCTCCCGCGGATTTGGTGGGTTATGAGTGGAATCATGTCTGTCTTCCCCCTTCATGCAGCAGGCGAGGACTGGGGAGGAGAGTCTTCGTTTGAGAACACAGCGAGCCACGTTATCTCGTCTTACATACCCACAATCAAAGCCTTGCAATACGCTCGTGACAAGAACGTCAGGAATCTATCGGAACGAGGTCAGAGCTTTTTGATCGCTAGTATGCCCGAGACAGAAGGAATGAGGCCTTTAAAAGTCTCAGGAGAAGTCGCAGCAGTTAAGGGttgtgctgcttcttttcaagtTGATAAGGTCGTCGCAGTTGATACTCCTTCAAAGGAATCAGTCTTGGAAGAACTCAAGTCAACACGCATAGCACATTTCATTTGCCATGGTGCTCTCGACATCAGCAATCCTTCTGACAGTTGCCTACTCTTCAAAcaagatgatgtcgatggAAAGGCTGGACGTTTAAGGGTTCGGGATGTCGCAGCCTTATCCATGGAGCATGCGCATATCGCATACCTTTCGGCATGCTCGACAGCAGAGACAGCGGATAAAACACTTGTCGACGAAACAATCCATCTCGCAAGTAGCTTTCAATTAGTTGGCTTTCCGCATGTTATCGGCACTACTTGGGAAGCAAATAATACCGTCGCCGAAAAGATCGCAAGGAATTTTTATACTTTTCTAATCGACCAAGAGCGAGCGTTTCCACAAGATGATAGAAGCGTTGCTTACGCTTTGCACAAGGCTGTAAAAGCTTATTGGAGTCAGTCTAAAGGAAGATTTCAACCGAGCGATGATGTTATCGCGTGGGCACCATTCATTCACATTGGCATGTAGCTAGTTGCTCTCTATAAGAGGCCATTATAGGGGCACACTAACTGAGGATAATGGGAGGACAAGATAAGATTCAGCCATATTCACACAGAAAAAACTTCACCGGGCGCaatttcttcgtcttcatcgttCTCgtcaacctcatcatcaagattAGCCTCAAccacctcgtcttcatcatcctcgcctCTATTTTCTGAAGCCATTACCCAACAATTATCCGATTGCATTCTAGCATGTTTGATGTCCCTGCGTAAGAAGAATTTGAAGGTGATCTTCCGATAACAAAATGCAAATATTCGTTCTCCTGGTGCTTTGATAATCTCGGTGTCTAGACCACCATGACCATGTTTTGCGCTGATTCCGGCGTCCAAGTCGATGCCAGGGACTGCGACACCTGTAGTCGCAGTCACAATGTCGTTTACGGGGATCTTAGCGTCAAAGCTCTCCATTCGGGATTCTTGATTAACTCTGCCAATTGTGGCATCTACAACGGTGTAATAGGCAGTGATAAAGTAGAGAGCTTTGGTGCCGTTCTCGATCTCATTTTGAAACCATTCCTTtgcgtcgtcatcgccacTACAGATGCGATTGAATAGAGCCTTTGGCTGTGAGAGTTCGTAAAGTTTGGTCATGCATTTGGAAAGCATGTTCATGTTGACATTCTGGCCCTCGTATGATGCTGAAAGGAGATTTGTAAGTTGGGCTGAGATTGATGAGTTGTTGCTGGTAAGAAACAGTCGGCCAAGGCTGTCTTGCTCTTGCAGAAGAATATCTGGCCCTCCTATTTTAACTGGAAATTTGGTGCTGGAGAATGCATCTTGATGCGGCTGACGAATATTGGGGACAATGCTACCAAGTTGGACGGCGTCACGCACTGGTGCCACAGCAGGTATAAAGAATTTCTTCGCCATGACCCAACAATTGATGTAGGAATAGAAAGGGAATGAACCACAGTGATGCTAGAGTGGTGGGTAGGAAGGCGGCGGCAATAATATATAACAGTGGTAAGGCTCACCTTATTCCAGACTCACATTCGTTATTCTGGGAAtgtaagttatttaattGGTCTACAAAAGGATACTAGGCACTTAATCAATCATTTGCTATATTAAATATTGAGATGTTGAGGCAATTATTCACACACGTGAATACTTGGTTATTCACCTCAAATGCAACCCCGCACTTCTCATCCCTGCCTTCAGCTGCCTCATTCCTGGAACTTACACCATTACGGTAGATGTCTCAGCCCGCCACGGGTTACTCTCGACTAAATCTTCTAACCGGTATTTGCCATGTCTCCTCCTACTCAGCCAGTAGCCGCCGTCTTTGGCGGAACACGAATAGGCAACAGAGAGCTATTCATGCCCCATACCCAGCTCGAGACATTCTTAACAACGCTAGCTCAGCACCACGTTACCAAAATTGACACAGCACAGGCGTACGGAAATTCTGAAGTTACACTTGGCAGAATCCAGGCGGGCAACAGATTTGTCATTGACACAAAATGGAGCCCTTCTTCATGGACCGAATCCAGCACGCCCTGGGCCACCAGCGAGCGCATTATACGCTCTGCCGAGGAAAGCATCTACAAGTTAGCAGTTGACCAAGTAAGTAGAACCCTTGCCAGCCCTCCATACAAAGTCATCTTTCTTGTGCACAAACAATGTCAAGGACTTTATTACGATACTTTACCTATATTCTGCTGTTACTGATGCTAATTTCATCCAATTATTGCCCAAAAGATTGACATATTTTACCTTCATAGGCCAGACCCAATGACACCAATTTCCGAAACCCTTGCGGCAGTAAATACCATTCACAAGCGTGGCGTTTTCCGCCGATTTGGGCTATCAGGCTTCCCTGCCACAGAGATTGAAGCTATATACAATCACTGCGCCGATCACAGCTATCCTCTCCCCGTCGTTTACCAGGGTAGCTACAATCCATTGAATAGACATAAAGAAACTGCCCTACTTTTGACCTTGCGCAGACTGGACATCTCCTTCTATGCGTACGGTACTTCAGCTGGAGGATTTCTCGGCAAAAGTGTGGCACAAGCAAAAGAACTGGCCAACAATGGTACCTATGTCTCAGCGACCTGTCGGCCGTATTTGCGCGATGCCAACTTTTTGGAGATGCTAGCACAATGGAACACTATTGCAGCAATCGAAAGAGTGAGCCCAGCTGAGCTGGCGTATCGCTGGGTGGCGTACCATTCAGCATTACGCTCAGACAACGGTGATGCATTTATCATTGGTGCTAGTAGCCCTGAACAACTAGACGAAACACTCAGTGGCATTGAGAAGGGTCCACTCAGCGGCAATGCATGTGTTTCTATTCATGAAATATGGGAAAAGGTAAAAGGAGAATGAGTTGCCAGAAGGCATATAGCTTAGTTTACAGTTATTACAATCAAGACTTGGAAAGAAAGCTAGCCTATTGAGTCACCATGTTAAACATCATGTTAAGAGTGAACACAGGATATTAGGAAGAGGGCGCGGTAAGTCTACCCGCATGTGATCCATGCCATAATTGAGATTATTTACACCGAACCCAAGAAAAGTTTTCTATTCGCCACTTACTAGAAACGTCTTCTTTGCTTATCTTCGATAGCGGCAATATATATCGTATACCTAGAGAAATGTCCTCCGGCGTGGAAATGCGCCACTGTCAGACACGTGGAAAGGACATTCACTGTAACATCATAGTATATAGGTCTCACTCGCTAAATTGGAGTCAATCACTTAGAGTCTGGGATAACAAATGAATGCGTACAAGACGTTTGCCCAGGTTCCGGTGGGCCGGGAACAGGTATGGCAATATCGTTTCATTCTTCGAATTATTTACCTGGTCTTTAGAACACTAGGATTAAGTAGACTTAATCCGTCCAACTATTTCAAGCTCGGCATGAGAAGGGAGGAATGCTCTCCAGGAGACGATATCTCGCTCGCTGCGCGTTACGTACATGGATTGTGCATGGAACATAAAGAGCATAGCCAAGAAGATCTGGTGCTCTCCGTAGGGTGTATGCATACTGATATCAGAGTGCAAGATGGATAATTTCTTTGGCTTTTTCAGTATATCTTTTCCACAATAAATGCTGGGGGCTAGTAGCCTAAAAATACCATCAGAAATGAGCAATCAGTAGAGAAGTATGACAAGAGAGTGGTAGATGAAGTGGATATTTATGTGATTTCAGGTGACCGAATCACATTCAGGCCGATTCCACAACACCTCCTGAAGACGCGTTATCTTCGAGTCGATTGCATCTTCGATAGTCTGGTGGCTACCTTGCTTCAGCTGCGGTAGCGTCGTCAATATGAAGATTGTGAAAATCTTCAACAGGAGGCAGAATTATTAAAAGGAAATTGTTGAATGAGTCAGGCGGATTTCGGAATGAATAACTAGGCCATAGAAGTCACGATATGATCAATATTTATCATGGATATTTCCTTCTCCACATACATGCCCATGAATTGGCGGGAGATTTGCGAATCACGTAGCTGGATCGCAGAAGACCGTCCAAGATAAAGGCTCTGGAGCTGATCACAGATGAATGCGCCTAGAAAACACGGCGTCTGATTCCAATGCTCATTGTCTTGTCGCCCGTCACTTTGCAATCTATGCGTATGCCCAGCTCGTAAATCATGCGGATATCGTAGCTTCTGTAGAGCCGACCTTTTGATGTTGGGCCCAGAGCATTAGACGTCCATCcaagcaagaagaatccACGTTCCTATTGACATTCGCCAAATGTTCCCCAACGGCCGCCATTACCGCAAGTACTACAAACGCTATGCCTTGCTACGAGTGGTTGCTATGACTAGCCCATCTTTTTGGGTCAGAATGGCAAAATTCTGACGGGTGACACCCCGTGGCTGACAAATGTTTTTATCAATAGAGGCATTGACAGCAACAAAACTGTCAGAAAGCTCTTAATTAGCACCTAGCTGAATGCTTAGGGACAATGAATGAGATTATTAACAATACGGTCTAAATGTGATTAGTGTCGTAGGTCATAAATTTCGGGTAGAAAGATTCAGTAGCACGAGATGCGCTGCGGCGTCTATAAGAGCAGCAACCGGCAGTAAAGCGGCTCATGCAAAACTTTACTACTGTCATCACCTTTTTGCCCTGTTTAATCcatcgacaatgacgacACCTTTAAATATCCTTATTCTAGGCGGTGTTGGGGCTCAAAATTCTCATGTCGCCAAAGAACTTGCTGTCGCCGGCCACAAAGTACGCATTCTTACTCGCGATACACAGAAAAGGGGGGCCAGGGAGCTGGCTGCTTTGCCAGGCATCGAAATCGTCCAGGGTGACACGTATGACGAGGAAACCCTGGAAGCTGCTCTCAAAGGTATCCAGTCCGTATATGTGAACACAAACGGTTTCGCTATCGGCGAACGGAGCGAAATATACTGGAGTATTCGTATCTACGAGATTGCATATTGGGCAGGAGTGAAACATTTCGTCTATAGCACACTTCCATACGTGTCCAGGAGAAGCGGGTTTAATCCCAAATTTCGCGTTCCCTTCGTTGATGGCAAGGCTAAGTTTGCGGGTAAGTTTTCCATAAAGAAAACTCATGTATTCATGGCTAACTTGTATGTTCTGGTACAGAGTATCTCAAATCCCAGCCGACGAATCCTATGAACTGGAGCTTAATAGAGAGTGGCCCATACGCTGAGGATAACTTGTACCGCCGACCTCCTACTTATGACGAAAAAACAGGGGAGTGGGTTTGGAGAATTTACCTTGGCGAAGGTGGGTGTTACCCACTCGTGGATTTGCCAGACTTTGCTTGGTTTGCTCGATATATACTTGAGCACCCAGAAGAGTTTCGAGGCGACCTTCTAAGCGTGGGAATAAAGCACACTTCCGGAAAAGAACTGGCTGAGGCTCTCACAGTGACCACAGGCAAGCCATCTCGATATGTGCCGTTAACTAAAGAGGAATTCCTTCAGGATGCGCCACCTATTAAAATTGGTGCGGCTCATTCGCCGGGTTATGATGATCCCACGCTATGGACAGCCCAGC
The sequence above is drawn from the Trichoderma breve strain T069 chromosome 5, whole genome shotgun sequence genome and encodes:
- a CDS encoding aldo/keto reductase family domain-containing protein; the protein is MSPPTQPVAAVFGGTRIGNRELFMPHTQLETFLTTLAQHHVTKIDTAQAYGNSEVTLGRIQAGNRFVIDTKWSPSSWTESSTPWATSERIIRSAEESIYKLAVDQIDIFYLHRPDPMTPISETLAAVNTIHKRGVFRRFGLSGFPATEIEAIYNHCADHSYPLPVVYQGSYNPLNRHKETALLLTLRRLDISFYAYGTSAGGFLGKSVAQAKELANNGTYVSATCRPYLRDANFLEMLAQWNTIAAIERVSPAELAYRWVAYHSALRSDNGDAFIIGASSPEQLDETLSGIEKGPLSGNACVSIHEIWEKVKGE
- a CDS encoding nmrA-like family domain-containing protein, which translates into the protein MTTPLNILILGGVGAQNSHVAKELAVAGHKVRILTRDTQKRGARELAALPGIEIVQGDTYDEETLEAALKGIQSVYVNTNGFAIGERSEIYWSIRIYEIAYWAGVKHFVYSTLPYVSRRSGFNPKFRVPFVDGKAKFAEYLKSQPTNPMNWSLIESGPYAEDNLYRRPPTYDEKTGEWVWRIYLGEGGCYPLVDLPDFAWFARYILEHPEEFRGDLLSVGIKHTSGKELAEALTVTTGKPSRYVPLTKEEFLQDAPPIKIGAAHSPGYDDPTLWTAQQMFLHWSTAWIDSVGNTGLWTRDYERLDKLKPDRIRTVAEWMKSVGYDPEKPKHLVNTGMTVAGVGEIFLWGEDASEQDKD
- a CDS encoding CHAT domain-containing protein; protein product: MMATSREDPSLPEYKAALAQLMAQKYAELFKVPIHSQQVPGFVNKLVNMTLVPSMFREAISLMEEAISTTAKDNALNRVKYLGQLSQMYKLRHNRVGELSDLEYAIKYADQAIHEVPDPDIYTGYDRLLSDVSDMHMAKFDYTGQIDALRDGINNAEKALSISRDRNPDPDPILLAKLAENYLLRFHHDQRWEDLEQALQLMSGAAAVAATGTQEGHSQRARICNGLAEVLAQRYERRPEYIHDVREAVTLIQSAIDATSTKDVVRVNYLLNLAYRLRERFALDQDIKDLHEGIQAVDDAINFALLGHPRFLDMLRCRAKLFSSLFQVTSDLRHYTKAEDSLRKALDRIPDNHPNRCAFLLDKADLVLLKEQDGGRSTQLWWATEICCQAMNDCTNSPPLDRLKAAYRGASLYLEMGDYSMAGGLLCRGIDFLPRLNPRSLSRDDQQFILSQFSAMASDAAACLLEVTKQPARALATLESGRGVIASLMINSRSDVSDLQNKDISLFNRYIELRDAVSRNINEFSNATNAGGAASEKAVANALSRRVQDEHDLHLVEEKIRTLDGFERFQLSPTVEKLQHAAIHGHIVVFNVAKWRSDAIIVPQHPSTSIRYVSLPSLKYDDLEKFTPWVTGKEKIVSGPISTKADRNGKMRKLLQYLWRKAVAPVLEDLGINTKQGSATDELPRIWWVMSGIMSVFPLHAAGEDWGGESSFENTASHVISSYIPTIKALQYARDKNVRNLSERGQSFLIASMPETEGMRPLKVSGEVAAVKGCAASFQVDKVVAVDTPSKESVLEELKSTRIAHFICHGALDISNPSDSCLLFKQDDVDGKAGRLRVRDVAALSMEHAHIAYLSACSTAETADKTLVDETIHLASSFQLVGFPHVIGTTWEANNTVAEKIARNFYTFLIDQERAFPQDDRSVAYALHKAVKAYWSQSKGRFQPSDDVIAWAPFIHIGM